The sequence AACCGCTACGACGTCACGTCGCGCCTGATTGGAAAGCTCAAGCATGAAGAAGCCGTGATCGGCGGCATCGGCAACACCAATTTCGACCTCTGGGCCGCCGGCCACCGCCCGCAGAATTTTTACATGCTCGGCAGCATGGGTCTCGCCTTCCCGATCGCGCTGGGCGTTGCGCTGGCGCAGCCCGACCGCCGCATCTTCGCGCTCGAAGGCGACGGCTCGCTCCTGATGCAGCTCGGTGCCCTCTCGACCATTGCGGCGTTGAAGCCGAAGAATCTGATCATGATCGTGATGGACAACGGCATCTACCAGATTACCGGCGCGCAGCCGACACCGGCTGCGAGTGTGGCCGACATCGTCGCCATCGCCATCGGCTCGGGGCTCGCCAACAGCGCCTGGGCCGCCGACGAGGAGGATTTCGAGCGCCTGGTCGACGAGGCGATGTCCCGCTCCGAGCCGAGCTTTATTGCGATCCGCATCGACGACAAGCCGGGCGTCGGCACCACGCGCCGGGATCCCGTGCAGATCCGGGAGCGCTTCATGCATGGCCTCGGCGTGCGCGAGCCACTCTGACGTCCAGTCGTTGACAAAACCCCGCGGAGAGTCACTCCGCGGGCCCGATATTCCGATCGCTGCCTTACGCGATCAATCGATGATCTTGACGACGCGGCGCGTGCGCGGCTCGACGATCACGCGGCGGTCGTTCACGACGGCATAACGATACTGGGTGTAATTTGGCACGGGGCGCAGCACCACGGTCGGCGGCAGCGGCTCGCCGACGACGACGCGCTCGTGCACCACCACAGAATCATCACGCGGGATACCGCCCAGAATAGCGTTCGGAATCTCTAGCCCAGCGCCGACGGCCGCACCGACGGTGCCGCCGACCGCGGCGCCAACAGGGCCGCCGATATCGCCGCCCGCACGCGCGCCGTTCGCGGCGCCCTCGACGGTCGTCGACTGGGCAAAGGCTGCGCTCGACGCCAGCAGCGACGCGGCAGCCAACGAAATCGCAAGACGGGTTTTCATATCCACACTCTCCAGTGTTGTTGTGCGGCTTCAACCGCGGGGCGGGATCATTGTTCCGGTTCCGCTGTGATGAAAGAAGCATCACGTCTAGAGAGTGTTACCGCGTAACAGTTCAAACCGCCGCGATCTCGTGCCCCGCCATCAGTTCCAGCGCCCGCACCATCGCCGAGTGATCCCAGCCCTTACCGCCGTGCGCGGTGCAGGACGAGAACAATTGCTGCGCCACCGCCGTGCTCGGCAGCGACAGGCCGAGCGCGCGAGCGCCTTCGAGCGCGAGGTTGAGATCCTTCTGATGCAGCTCGATGCGGAAGCCGGGTTCGAAATTGCGCTTCACCATGCGCTCGCCGTGCACCTCGAGAATCCGCGACGAGGCGAAGCCGCCCATCAGGGCCTTGCGCACCAGCGCGGGATCGGCACCGGCTTTCGATGCGAACAGCAGCGCCTCGCTCACCGCCTCGATCGTCAGTGCCACGATGATCTGGTTCGCGACCTTGGTGGTTTGGCCGTCGCCATTGGCGCCGACATGGGTGACGTTCTTGCCCATCTTGCTGAACACGCCCTTCATGGTGTTGAAGGCGCGCTCCGGGCCGCCGACCATGATGGTGAGACTCGCGGCTTTCGCGCCGACCTCACCGCCCGAGACCGGCGCGTCGAGATAGTCCGCGCCGAGCGCCTCGATCTTCCTGGCGAATTCCTTGGTCGCCAGCGGCGAGATCGAGCTCATGTCGACGACGATCTTACCCTTGGAGATGCCGCTCGCGACGCCGTCCTTGCCGAACAGCACGGCCTCCACATGCGGCGTATCCGGCACCATGATGATGACGGCATCCGCCTCCTCCGCGACCTCCTTGGCCGACTTGCAGGCGACACCGCCGGACGCGATCAGCTCCGGCGCGACCGGTGCGACGTCATGCAGGAGCACACGATGGCCCGCGGCCAGAAGATGGCCGGCCATCGGCCGTCCCATGGTGCCAAGTCCGATGAAGCCGATGTCGATCATGATGTGCTTTCCCAGATTATGTTGGCTAAATCGATCCGCGGACTCGGTACACCTCTCCCCCTTGCGGGAGAGGTCGGCACGCAGTGCCGGGTGACGGTTTCTCTCCTCTTGGGGATTCTCGATGCATCTCGCGCGAGTCCCATCGCGGAGGCACCCTCACCCCAGCCCTCTCCCGCACAAGCGGGAGAGGAAGCGCACCTCCGCTGTGTCTCACGTCTCAAACGACTGCGCGGCGTGCCAGGACAGGCCTTCCAGCGTCGTGGTGCGCGGCTTGTACTCGCAGCCGATCCAGCCGCGATAGCCGATCGCGTCGAGGTGACGGAACAGGAAGGGATAGTTGATCTCGCCGGTGCCGGGCTCATGCCGGCCGGGATTGTCGGCAAGCTGGATGTGCGCGATCTCAGGCAGATATTCCTGCATGGTGCGGGCGAGATCACCCTCCATGATCTGCATGTGATAGATGTCGTACTGGACGAACAGATTGTTCGACCGCACCTCGGAGATCAGCTGCACCGCCTGCTCGGTGCCGTTGAGGAAGAAGCCGGGGATGTCGAGCGTGTTGATCGGCTCGACCAGCAGCTTGATATTCTCGCGGGCCAGCGTCGAGGCCGCGAAGCGCAAATTCCCGACCAGCGTCTCGTTCAGCTCGCGCGGATCGGCATCATCAGGTGCGATGCCGACGAGACAGTTGAGCTGGTCGCAATCGAGCGCCTTGGCATAGTCGATGGCGCGGAACACGCCATCGCGGAATTCGGCAACGCGATCGGGCAGGATCGCAATGCCACGCTCGCCGCCGGCCCAGTTGCCTGCGGGCAGATTGTGCAGCACCTGGGTCAGGCCATGAGCCTCGAGCTGCTCGCGCAGCTGCGCCTTCTCGAAATCATAGGGAAAGAGATACTCGACCCCGGCAAAGCCTGCCGCCTTCGCCGCAGCGAAGCGGTCGGTGAACGGCATCTCGTTGAAGAGCATGGTGAGGTTGGCGGCAAATTTCGGCATGATGCTCTCCCCTATTCCGCCGGCTGCAGCACGCCGGGCCTGACGGTCCCGACCTCGTCCAGCGGCAGGTCCAGCACCTCCTCGAACTCGACGATGTTGTCGATCTCGGTCCCCATCGCGATGTTGGTGACGCGTTCGAGGATGAACTCGACCACCACGGGCACGCGATGCTTGGCCATCAGCTCGCGCGCGGTGGCGAATGCCGCCTGCGCATCTTTGGGATCGGTGACGCGGATCGCCTTGCAGCCGAGGCCTTCGGCCACCGCCACATGGTCGACGCCGTAGCCACCGAGCTCGGGCGCGTTGATGTTCTCGAACGAGAGCTGGACCTGATAGTCCATATCAAAGCCGCGCTGGGCCTGGCGGATCAGGCCGAGATAGGAATTGTTCACGACGATGTGGATGTAGGGCAGATTGAACTGCGCCCCGACCGCGAGCTCCTCGATCAGGAACTGGAAGTCGTAGTCGCCCGACAGCGCGACGATCTCGCGATCCGGGCACGCCGCGCGTACGCCGAGCGCCGCCGGCAGGGTCCAGCCGAGCGGGCCCGCCTGCCCGGCATTGATCCAGTTGCGCGGCTTGTAGACGCCCAGGAACTGGGCGCCGGCGATCTGCGACAGGCCGATCACGGTGACATAGGTGGTGTCGCGGCCGAACGCCTTGTTCATCTCCTCATAGACGCGCTGCGGCTTGATCGGGACGTTGTCGAAATGGCTTTTGCGCAGCATCGTCTTCTTGCGATCGCGGCAAGACGCGGGCCACGCCTGGCGCTCGCGAAGCCTGCCTGACCGGCGCCACTCCCTGGCGACGGTGACGAAGAGTTCGAGCGCGGCCTTGGCGTCCGAGACGATGCCAAGGTCGGGATTGAACACGCGCCCGATCTGGGTCGGCTCGATGTCAACATGCACGAAGGTGCGGCCCTTGGTGTAGGTCTCGACTGAGCCGGTGTGGCGGTTGGCCCAGCGGTTGCCGATGCCGAGCACGAAGTCGGATTCCAGCAGCGTGGCGTTGCCATAGCGGTGGCTAGTCTGGAGGCCGACCATGCCGGCCATCAGCACGTGGTCGTCGGGGATCGCGCCCCATCCCATCAGCGTCGGGACGACGGGCACATTCGCGATCTCGGCGAACTCCACCAGCAGATCGGAAGCATCGGCATTGATGATGCCGCCGCCCGCGACGATCAGCGGGCGCTCGGCGGCATTGAGCATCTCCAGCGCCTTCTCGACCTGCTTGCGGGTCGCGGCCGGCTTGTAGACCGGCAGCGGCTCATAGGTCTCGTCATCGAACTCGATCTCGGCGAGTTGCACGTCGAGCGGCATGTCGATCAGCACCGGCCCCGGCCGGCCCGAGCGCATGACGTGGAAGGCCTGGCTGAACACGCGCGGCACCAGCGCCGGCTCGCGCACCGTCACCGCCCACTTCGTCACCGGCTTGGCGATCGACTCGATGTCGACGGCCTGGAAATCCTCCTTGTAGAGCCGAGCGCGCGGCGCCTGCCCGGTGATGCAGAGGATCGGAATGGAATCGGCGATCGCCGAATAGAGCCCGGTGATCATATCGGTGCCGGCCGGCCCGGAGGTGCCGATGCAGACGCCGATATTGCCGGTCTTGGCCCGCGTATAGCCCTCCGCCATGTGCGAGGCGCCCTCGACGTGGCGCGCGAGGATGTGTCGGATCGACCCCCGCTTCTTCAGCGCCGAGTAAAGCGGATTGATCGCGGCCCCGGGAACACCGAAGGCCGTCGAGATGCCTTCCTTCTCCAGGATACGCACGGCCGCATCGATTGCTCGCATCTTCGCCATATCGGACCTCGCTTTGGCTTAAGTCAGCGAGCGAGATCATCGGGTGTGCAGAAGCCGATCTCAACGAGATCGATTTTATTTTCCACGATGCGGCAGCCGGGGAAAAATCCCGGATTTCTCAAGCAGTTATGTTGATAGACGCATGAAAGAAATCACTCAAACAACGGCGCCAGCTCCATCTGCGGCACCAGCACGAGGCCCTTGTCGGTGATCCGGATTTCCGGAATGACCGATAGCGGAATCAAATTGAAACCCATGTAGGGGATGGTGCAACCGGCTTCGGTCCACTCTTTCTTCAGGGCCTTAACCTCTTCGGCTACTTCAGTGACGCGTTTGTCGGACAAGAGGCCCGCGATCGGTAGCGGCACCAGCGCCCTCACCTTGCCGTCGGCGACAACGCAGACGCCGCCCTGCTTTTCCTTGATGGCAGAGATCGCGACTTGCATGTCCGGTTCATTTGTTCCGGCCACGATGATGTTGTGGCTGTCGTGGCCGACGCTGGAGGCCACCGCCCCGCGTTTGAGACCGAAATTCTTGAGCAGGCCATGGGCGACGTTGCCGGACGACTTGCCGTGGCGCTCGACCACCGCGACGAAGCAGAGGCCGTAGCGCGCGAACAGCGACGGCCAGTCGTTGGCCGGCTCGATCGCAACTTTCTCGTGGATCAGCGTGATGCCGGGCAGCGCGGTCTTGATGGCATTGACGGTGCAGGCCTTCGCCGGCAGCTCCGGCGTCAACTTCATCTTCTCCGGCAATTTGACTGTCGCATAAGCCGCCTTCGGATATTGATAGCGCTGCGACAGCGCCTGATCGAGAAGCGGCGTGATCTTGCGGTTCTCGACGACAAGCTCGCCGCCATACCAGGTGCATTGCGGCTTCAGCTGGTCGTCCATCAGCACGAGATCGGCGCGGCGGCCGCCGCCGAGCCCGCCGATGTCACCCTCCATGCCGAACCGCGTGGCGCCATGCAGCGAGCCCATCGACCAGGCCTGCTCCGGCGCCATCCCCGCTTTCACGGCTTCGCGCACCACCCAGTCGAGTCCGAACAGCAGCAAATCGTCGGCATCGCGATCGTCGGTGCAGACGGCCGCACGCTTGTGCGAGGCTCCGAGCTCGGTGATCGTCCGGATCGCCTGCGGCAGCGAATGCCAGGGCGTGGTCGGCGGGCCGCCGCGCAAAAACACCCAAACGCCGGCATCGAGCAGGTCGTCGGCAATGTCGCGGTCGATCGCTTCATGGGTGTCGGTGACGCCGCTCGCCGCGTAGGCCGCGACGAATTCGCGGCCATAAACATGGCCGGACACCGGACGACCGCGCTTCAGTGCGGCGGCAAGAATGGCGTGGCTACGCTCGTCGCCCATCGCTACCGGCACAAAATCCATCTTCTCGCCGAGCGCGACCGCTTCGGGCCAGCGATCGAACAGGCCGGCGATCTTGTCCGGCGTGAGATCGCCGCCTGCGGTCTCGAGGTCGGCCGAGGTCGCCGGCACGGTGCTCGGCACCGTCAAAAAGATCGAGAGCGGCGCCTCGCGCGCATCTTCCAGCATCGCCTCGACGCCTGCGACGTCCATGACGTTGCCGATCTCGTGACTGTCGCAGAAGATCGTGGTGGTACCATTGAGCAGCGCGGCCTCGGCATAGGCGCAGGCTGTCACCATCGAGGATTCGATGTGGATGTGCGGATCGACCAGCCCCGGCGCGATGATGCCGCCGGCCGCGTCGTAAATGGCGACCTCGCTCCAGGCCTTCTTTGCAGTGCCTGCCGGTTTCACCGCCGCGATGCGGCCGCCAGTGCTCCAGACCTCGCGACCGGGACGGATGCGCTCCGAATAGGTGGAGAGCACCCGCGCGCCCGTGACGACGAGATCGGGCGCGGCGCGCGCCGAGGCAACATCGGCAAGGCGCCGCGTCATGCTGTGCAGCGGTGCGACGGCAAAACGGCTGAGCTTGGGCATGGGGCTCTCGCGAAGATGGGACAGCCCAGCGATGATTGCGCCCGCAGGCCGGCGGGGCAACTCAAATAAAACGGCGCCTCTGCTTACGTAGTGGGCAGGCGCGCCGCATTGCGCGTTAATCCTCGTTCGCCTTGAACCGCCCGAGCCCCTTGAGCACAAAGGGTGCCAGCAGCGCGATCAACGCGATGCCAAGCAGCGTCGCCGAGATCGGGCTCTGCACCAGGGTCATGGGATCGCCAAGGCTGATCGCGAGCGCGCGGCGCAGCTGGCTCTCGGCGATCGGGCCGAGGATCAGGCCAACAACGACCGGCGCGATCGGAAAATCGAACCGGCGCATCAAAAAGCCGAGCACCCCGAAGCCGGCCAGCATCGACAATTCGATCACCGACGGCTTGGCCGCGACGGTGCCCATGGTCGCGAAGACGAGAATGCCGGCATAGAGCCAGGGCTGCGGGATCGCGAGCAGCCGCACCCAGAGGCCGACCAGCGGCAGGTTCAGCACCAGCAGCATGCAATTGGCGATAAAAAGACTGGCGATCAGACCCCACACCAGGTCTGGCCGCTCGGCAAACAGCAGCGGCCCCGGGTTGAGGCCATATTGCTGGAAGCCCGCCAGCATCATTGCGGCGGTCGCCGACGTCGGCAGCCCCAGCGTCAAGAGCGGCACCAGCGTGCCGGCAGCGGAAGCGTTGTTGGCAGCTTCCGGCCCGGCCACACCTTCGATCGCGCCCTTACCGAATTCCTCGGGGTGCCTTGTGAGCCGCTTCTCGGTTGAATAGGACAGAAAGGTCGGGATCTCCGCCCCACCCGCCGGTAGCGCGCCGATCGGGAAGCCGAACATGGTGCCGCGCAGCCACGGCTTCCACGAGCGCTTCCAGTCTTCCTTCGTCATCCAAAGCGAGCCGCGCACGGGCTCGAGCTTCTCCTCGGCGTGGTGACGGCGCGAGGCGACGTAGAGCGCTTCGCCCAGCGCGAACAGGCCGACAGCCAGCGTCGTCACCTCGACGCCATCGAGCAATTCAGGCACGCCGAACGCAAGCCGCGCCTGCCCCGTCAGCTTGTCGATGCCGATGAGGCCGAGCGTCAGGCCGATGAACAGGCTGGTGAGGCCGCGGACTGGGGAATCGCCGAAGGTCGCGGACACCGTGACGAAGGCGACGCACATCAGCGCGAAGTAGTCCTCAGGGCCGAAGCGTACGGCGAAATCGACCAGCCATGGCGCGAGAAACGCGAGCCCGATGGTGGCGATGGTGCCGGCAACGAAGGAGCCAATCGCGGAGGTCGCCAGCGCCGGGCCGCCGCGGCCGGCCTTGGCCATCTTGTTGCCTTCGAGCGCGGTCGCCATCGAGGCGCTTTCGCCGGGCGTGTTGATGAGGATCGCGGTGGTCGAGCCACCATACATACCGCCGTAATAGATGCCGGCGAACATGATCAGAGAGCCGCCGGGGTCGAGCTTGTAGGTCACCGGCAACAACAGTGCGACCGTCAGCGCGGGGCCGATGCCGGGCAGCACGCCTACGGCCGTGCCGAGGAACACGCCGATCAGCGCATAGAGCAGGTTCATGGGCTGGATGGCGACGACCATGCCATGCGCCAGCGCCGCAAAAGTGTCCATCACAGCAGTCGCTCCAGCGGGCCGCTCGGAAGGCTCAGCGTCAACAGGCGGTCGAACGCGAGATAGATGAGGGTCGACATCACGAGAGCGATGACGCTGTCGATGAGGATGGCACGGCGCCCGAAGGCGGCCGAGGTGGTAACGAACAGTGCCGACGTCGCCAGGATAAAGCCGCCGCCGAAGCCAATGATGGCGATCAGCAGCGCGAGGCCGATGAGGATCAAAACCACGGGCACGGGATCGGCGCTCTCCCGCGCCGGCAGATTGCCGCGCAGCGCATCGATGAAATTGCCGATCGCGAGCAGCGCAAGGCCGCTGGCGACCACGACCGGCATCGCCTCCGGCCCCATCCCGTACATCGCGGTGGATGGCAGGCCGTGCGCGTCCCAGACCAGCACTGCGGCGAGAGCTGTGAGCAATGCGGCGATGACGATACCGGCGCGATCGACGCGCCGCGGCGGCTGGACGGGATCGCCTGAGGTCATGACTTGACCAGACCGACCGATTTCAGGACGTCGGTGACGCGCACAATTTCCTTCTTCAGGAAGTCTGCAAAGGCGTCGCCGCCGAGATAGGCATCCTCCCAACCCTTCTGCTTAAGGATCTCCTTCCAGGCGTCCGACTTCACCATCTTCTCGACCGCATCGCTCAGCGTCTTTTTCTGCTCCGGCGTGATGCCGGGAGGCGCGACCACCGAACGCCAATTGGCGATGACCAGGTCGATGCCCTGTTCCTTGAAGGTCGGGATGTCGCTGCCTGCGATGCGCTGCTCGGAGGTCACGCCGATCGCGCGCAGCTTGCCGGACTTGATTTGCCCTTCATATTCACTCAGTCCCGAAATGCCCGCGGTGACCTTGCCGCCGAGGATCGCGGCGAGCGACTCGCCGCCTCCGGAGAACGGGATGTAGTTGATCTTCTTGGCGTCGGCGCCGACGGCGGCGGCGAACAACGCCGCCATCACATGATCGACGCCGCCGGCCGAGCCGCCGGCAAAGGTCACCTTGGCGATATCGGTCTTCACCGCGGTGGCCAGATCCTGCGCGGTCTTGATCGGCGAATTCGCCGGCACCACGATCACCTGGATTTCCTCAGTGAGGCGCGCGATCGGCGTCACCTGCTCGAGCGTGACAGGCGACTTGTTCATGGCGAGCGCGCCCACCATGACGAAGCCGTTGACCATCAACTGGTTGCCGTCGCCCTTGGCGCCGTTGACGAACTGGGCGATGCCGACGCTGCCGCCGGCGCCGGGAACGTTGGTGACCTGCACGCTGCGCGCCACGCCCGAGGCGACCAGCGCCTGCTGCATCGAGCGCGCGGTCTGGTCCCAGCCGCCGCCCGGGGCCGCCGGTGCCATCAGCTTGAGTTCGAGCTGCTGGGCAAAGGCTGGCGTCGCCGCCGCAAGAGTCAGCGCGACGGCTGCGCCGGCAAGGCGCGCAGGAAATTGAAACATGGGGACGGTCTCCAGGCTCGTGCGGACGTGTTGATCGGGTGCCGCATTGTCGTCGTTTGGTCGCATATCAACCAAAACGGCTGATGCTGTCCAGCGACGGAGCCCGGATTCCCAGTCAGCCGGGCTTCGGCATCACCCCGCCAAGCGCGAGCGTCAGCTCGCCGGCCACTTCGCGCACGATCTGCCCGATTTCCGTCAATCTGTCGTTGGTCAGGCGGCTGGTCATACCCGAAACCGAAATCGCCGCAAGCGGCTCGGCACAGTCGTTGTAGACGACTGCGGCAATACAGCGCAGGCCCATGCAGGCCTCCTCGTCGTCGAGCGCGAAACCTTGCTTGCGGATCTTTTCGAGCTCCTTGAACAGGTCGCTCGGCCGCACGATCGACTTCTCGGTCAGGCGGGGCATGCCGTGATGGCGGATCACGGCGCCGACGTCCTCGTCGGAATAGGTCGCGAGCACCGCCTTGCCGACACCCGACGTCACCATGGGGACGCGCCCGCCGACCTGGGTCAGAGAGCGCATGATCTCGCGGCTCTCCATGCGGGTCAGGACGATGATGAATTCGTCGTCCACGACGGCGAGGTTGGCGGTCTCACGGGTGAGATCGCGCAGCTTTCGGAGGTATGGAATCGCTTGGGTGGAGAAATTGCGGCGCCGGGCGAAGCTCGCCCCGACCGTGAAGCTGCGCACGCCGACATGCCATTTGGATTCAGCGCGGTCGAACTGCACGAAGCGGCGGCTTTCCAGCGTCGCCAGCAGGCGATGCACGGTCGATGCCGACAGGCCGGTGCGGATTGCGAGATCGCTGAGGCGATAGCCTTCGTCGTCCTCGGCCAGGGTTTCGAGGATTGACAGCGCGCGATCGACGGACTGCACGCCGCCGTCACGCGCCTCGTGCTCGGCCTCCGATGGCGACCGAGGTTCAAGCGATTTGTGCCGGATCACGTTCTTGCTCATCGCGACCTGCATTTGCCCATCAGACAAGACGCGAACCGCCTCTTCTCCCTCGCCCCGTTCTTACGGGGAGAGGGTCGGGGTGAGGGGCTATCTCCACGAACACGGTGAGAATTGGACTCCTGGAGAGTCCCCCTCACCCGAATTCGATCTCCGATCGCATTCGCCTCTCCCCGCAAGCGGGGAGAGGCGAAGGCAGCGTCAGAGCAGCCCTGCCCCGCGCGCCCACTTGTACTTGGCGCCGAGCACCTCGACCGGCAGCTCGGTCGAGTAGGCATAGGCCGGGATGCCGTTCTGATAGAGATATTCGGCGGCTTCCTCGACCTCGACGTCGCCGGCGAGCGAGGCGACCATCGGCTTCACAAAGCCCTTGGCCTCCATCTCCTTTTTCACCTCGACCATGTTGCGGGCGAACACCATCGGCGGGGTGACGATGGTGTGCCAGTAACCGAGGATC comes from Bradyrhizobium diazoefficiens and encodes:
- a CDS encoding Bug family tripartite tricarboxylate transporter substrate binding protein; amino-acid sequence: MFQFPARLAGAAVALTLAAATPAFAQQLELKLMAPAAPGGGWDQTARSMQQALVASGVARSVQVTNVPGAGGSVGIAQFVNGAKGDGNQLMVNGFVMVGALAMNKSPVTLEQVTPIARLTEEIQVIVVPANSPIKTAQDLATAVKTDIAKVTFAGGSAGGVDHVMAALFAAAVGADAKKINYIPFSGGGESLAAILGGKVTAGISGLSEYEGQIKSGKLRAIGVTSEQRIAGSDIPTFKEQGIDLVIANWRSVVAPPGITPEQKKTLSDAVEKMVKSDAWKEILKQKGWEDAYLGGDAFADFLKKEIVRVTDVLKSVGLVKS
- a CDS encoding 2-hydroxy-3-oxopropionate reductase, whose translation is MIDIGFIGLGTMGRPMAGHLLAAGHRVLLHDVAPVAPELIASGGVACKSAKEVAEEADAVIIMVPDTPHVEAVLFGKDGVASGISKGKIVVDMSSISPLATKEFARKIEALGADYLDAPVSGGEVGAKAASLTIMVGGPERAFNTMKGVFSKMGKNVTHVGANGDGQTTKVANQIIVALTIEAVSEALLFASKAGADPALVRKALMGGFASSRILEVHGERMVKRNFEPGFRIELHQKDLNLALEGARALGLSLPSTAVAQQLFSSCTAHGGKGWDHSAMVRALELMAGHEIAAV
- a CDS encoding tripartite tricarboxylate transporter TctB family protein, whose translation is MTSGDPVQPPRRVDRAGIVIAALLTALAAVLVWDAHGLPSTAMYGMGPEAMPVVVASGLALLAIGNFIDALRGNLPARESADPVPVVLILIGLALLIAIIGFGGGFILATSALFVTTSAAFGRRAILIDSVIALVMSTLIYLAFDRLLTLSLPSGPLERLL
- a CDS encoding adenine deaminase, producing the protein MPKLSRFAVAPLHSMTRRLADVASARAAPDLVVTGARVLSTYSERIRPGREVWSTGGRIAAVKPAGTAKKAWSEVAIYDAAGGIIAPGLVDPHIHIESSMVTACAYAEAALLNGTTTIFCDSHEIGNVMDVAGVEAMLEDAREAPLSIFLTVPSTVPATSADLETAGGDLTPDKIAGLFDRWPEAVALGEKMDFVPVAMGDERSHAILAAALKRGRPVSGHVYGREFVAAYAASGVTDTHEAIDRDIADDLLDAGVWVFLRGGPPTTPWHSLPQAIRTITELGASHKRAAVCTDDRDADDLLLFGLDWVVREAVKAGMAPEQAWSMGSLHGATRFGMEGDIGGLGGGRRADLVLMDDQLKPQCTWYGGELVVENRKITPLLDQALSQRYQYPKAAYATVKLPEKMKLTPELPAKACTVNAIKTALPGITLIHEKVAIEPANDWPSLFARYGLCFVAVVERHGKSSGNVAHGLLKNFGLKRGAVASSVGHDSHNIIVAGTNEPDMQVAISAIKEKQGGVCVVADGKVRALVPLPIAGLLSDKRVTEVAEEVKALKKEWTEAGCTIPYMGFNLIPLSVIPEIRITDKGLVLVPQMELAPLFE
- the hyi gene encoding hydroxypyruvate isomerase, with product MPKFAANLTMLFNEMPFTDRFAAAKAAGFAGVEYLFPYDFEKAQLREQLEAHGLTQVLHNLPAGNWAGGERGIAILPDRVAEFRDGVFRAIDYAKALDCDQLNCLVGIAPDDADPRELNETLVGNLRFAASTLARENIKLLVEPINTLDIPGFFLNGTEQAVQLISEVRSNNLFVQYDIYHMQIMEGDLARTMQEYLPEIAHIQLADNPGRHEPGTGEINYPFLFRHLDAIGYRGWIGCEYKPRTTTLEGLSWHAAQSFET
- a CDS encoding IclR family transcriptional regulator produces the protein MSKNVIRHKSLEPRSPSEAEHEARDGGVQSVDRALSILETLAEDDEGYRLSDLAIRTGLSASTVHRLLATLESRRFVQFDRAESKWHVGVRSFTVGASFARRRNFSTQAIPYLRKLRDLTRETANLAVVDDEFIIVLTRMESREIMRSLTQVGGRVPMVTSGVGKAVLATYSDEDVGAVIRHHGMPRLTEKSIVRPSDLFKELEKIRKQGFALDDEEACMGLRCIAAVVYNDCAEPLAAISVSGMTSRLTNDRLTEIGQIVREVAGELTLALGGVMPKPG
- a CDS encoding DUF1236 domain-containing protein; its protein translation is MKTRLAISLAAASLLASSAAFAQSTTVEGAANGARAGGDIGGPVGAAVGGTVGAAVGAGLEIPNAILGGIPRDDSVVVHERVVVGEPLPPTVVLRPVPNYTQYRYAVVNDRRVIVEPRTRRVVKIID
- a CDS encoding thiamine pyrophosphate-dependent enzyme codes for the protein MTTRNTKVMNRYDVTSRLIGKLKHEEAVIGGIGNTNFDLWAAGHRPQNFYMLGSMGLAFPIALGVALAQPDRRIFALEGDGSLLMQLGALSTIAALKPKNLIMIVMDNGIYQITGAQPTPAASVADIVAIAIGSGLANSAWAADEEDFERLVDEAMSRSEPSFIAIRIDDKPGVGTTRRDPVQIRERFMHGLGVREPL
- a CDS encoding tripartite tricarboxylate transporter permease: MDTFAALAHGMVVAIQPMNLLYALIGVFLGTAVGVLPGIGPALTVALLLPVTYKLDPGGSLIMFAGIYYGGMYGGSTTAILINTPGESASMATALEGNKMAKAGRGGPALATSAIGSFVAGTIATIGLAFLAPWLVDFAVRFGPEDYFALMCVAFVTVSATFGDSPVRGLTSLFIGLTLGLIGIDKLTGQARLAFGVPELLDGVEVTTLAVGLFALGEALYVASRRHHAEEKLEPVRGSLWMTKEDWKRSWKPWLRGTMFGFPIGALPAGGAEIPTFLSYSTEKRLTRHPEEFGKGAIEGVAGPEAANNASAAGTLVPLLTLGLPTSATAAMMLAGFQQYGLNPGPLLFAERPDLVWGLIASLFIANCMLLVLNLPLVGLWVRLLAIPQPWLYAGILVFATMGTVAAKPSVIELSMLAGFGVLGFLMRRFDFPIAPVVVGLILGPIAESQLRRALAISLGDPMTLVQSPISATLLGIALIALLAPFVLKGLGRFKANED
- the gcl gene encoding glyoxylate carboligase; this encodes MAKMRAIDAAVRILEKEGISTAFGVPGAAINPLYSALKKRGSIRHILARHVEGASHMAEGYTRAKTGNIGVCIGTSGPAGTDMITGLYSAIADSIPILCITGQAPRARLYKEDFQAVDIESIAKPVTKWAVTVREPALVPRVFSQAFHVMRSGRPGPVLIDMPLDVQLAEIEFDDETYEPLPVYKPAATRKQVEKALEMLNAAERPLIVAGGGIINADASDLLVEFAEIANVPVVPTLMGWGAIPDDHVLMAGMVGLQTSHRYGNATLLESDFVLGIGNRWANRHTGSVETYTKGRTFVHVDIEPTQIGRVFNPDLGIVSDAKAALELFVTVAREWRRSGRLRERQAWPASCRDRKKTMLRKSHFDNVPIKPQRVYEEMNKAFGRDTTYVTVIGLSQIAGAQFLGVYKPRNWINAGQAGPLGWTLPAALGVRAACPDREIVALSGDYDFQFLIEELAVGAQFNLPYIHIVVNNSYLGLIRQAQRGFDMDYQVQLSFENINAPELGGYGVDHVAVAEGLGCKAIRVTDPKDAQAAFATARELMAKHRVPVVVEFILERVTNIAMGTEIDNIVEFEEVLDLPLDEVGTVRPGVLQPAE